The following proteins are encoded in a genomic region of uncultured Vibrio sp.:
- a CDS encoding TerB family tellurite resistance protein, with the protein MFNSLTSLFKQLLDGSDLAQANILSPNMAIACLLCEVSGADRQVDEKEQETKHSLLMKLLELSSEEATYLLEQAAQKTKDATSLYDFTSQLRELTQETRYDLIKSMWEVAYADGEIDPLEDAVIRKTAELLYVDHRDFIRAKLQSQ; encoded by the coding sequence ATGTTCAATTCTCTTACATCTCTGTTTAAACAGCTCCTCGATGGCTCAGACCTGGCGCAGGCGAATATCCTATCTCCCAACATGGCGATTGCCTGCTTGCTCTGTGAAGTCTCTGGCGCCGACCGACAAGTGGATGAAAAAGAGCAAGAGACGAAACACTCTCTTCTCATGAAGTTACTTGAATTGAGTTCGGAAGAGGCCACATATTTGCTGGAACAAGCCGCACAAAAAACAAAGGATGCCACCTCTTTGTACGATTTCACTTCCCAGTTACGGGAGTTAACGCAGGAAACGCGTTACGACTTGATAAAGAGTATGTGGGAGGTGGCTTACGCTGATGGTGAGATAGATCCATTGGAAGATGCTGTGATTCGGAAAACTGCAGAGCTGCTGTATGTCGACCACCGAGATTTCATCAGGGCAAAGCTTCAATCTCAATAA